A window of Malania oleifera isolate guangnan ecotype guangnan chromosome 5, ASM2987363v1, whole genome shotgun sequence contains these coding sequences:
- the LOC131156683 gene encoding jasmonate-induced oxygenase 2-like, which translates to MGEVDPAFIQDLEHRPSPKFIEAGGIPLIDLSAANSPDALSNPSAIAGLVAEIGEACENWGFFQVINHGVPAEIRERIGNAAREFFAQPAEEKRKVRRDEGRVLGYYDTEHTKNVRDWKEVFDFIAKVPMVIPASHEADDRELKELVNQWPEYPPDLREVCEEYGGEMEKLAFKLLGLISLSLGLPADRLNGFFEDHTTFLRLNHYPPCSAPHLALGVGRHKDAGALTVLAQDDVGGLEVKRKADGVWVFAKPTPDAYIINVGDIVQVWSNDRYESVEHRVKVNPERERFSIPYFFNPSQHVNVQPLEELTSEENPAKYEEYNWGKFFATRKRSNFKKLNVENIQIYHFKKQEQSV; encoded by the exons ATGGGAGAGGTCGATCCTGCCTTCATCCAAGACCTGGAACACAGGCCTAGTCCCAAATTCATCGAAGCCGGAGGAATTCCGTTGATCGATCTCTCGGCTGCGAATTCTCCCGACGCTCTGTCGAACCCCAGCGCGATCGCCGGCCTCGTTGCCGAGATAGGCGAGGCGTGCGAGAATTGGGGATTCTTCCAAGTAATCAACCACGGGGTGCCGGCGGAGATTCGCGAGAGGATTGGGAACGCGGCGAGGGAGTTCTTCGCGCAGCCGGCGGAGGAGAAGCGGAAGGTGAGGAGGGACGAGGGGCGGGTGTTGGGGTATTATGACACGGAGCACACCAAGAACGTAAGGGACTGGAAAGAGGTGTTTGATTTTATTGCGAAAGTTCCGATGGTGATTCCGGCGTCGCACGAGGCTGATgatcgggagttgaaggagctgGTCAATCAGTGGCCGGAGTATCCTCCTGACCTAAG GGAGGTATGCGAAGAATATGGAGGAGAAATGGAGAAACTGGCTTTCAAATTGCTCGGACTCATCTCCCTGAGCTTGGGGTTGCCGGCCGACAGATTGAATGGTTTCTTCGAAGACCATACCACCTTCTTGCGGCTGAATCACTACCCGCCCTGCTCAGCTCCTCACCTGGCTCTGGGCGTCGGCCGCCACAAGGATGCCGGTGCCCTCACCGTCCTTGCTCAGGACGACGTCGGTGGCCTTGAAGTAAAGCGCAAGGCAGATGGAGTGTGGGTTTTCGCCAAGCCCACGCCCGATGCCTATATCATCAATGTCGGTGATATTGTTCAG GTTTGGAGCAATGATAGATACGAGAGTGTGGAGCACAGGGTGAAGGTGAATCCCGAGAGAGAAAGGTTCTCCATTCCTTACTTCTTCAACCCGTCTCAACATGTCAATGTGCAGCCTCTGGAGGAATTGACAAGTGAGGAAAACCCTGCCAAGTACGAGGAATACAACTGGGGAAAGTTCTTTGCCACCCGAAAGCGCAGCAATTTCAAGAAGCTCAATGTTGAAAACATCCAAATTTACCATTTTAAGAAGCAAGAACAATCAGTCTAG